GCCCCTGCTCAAGGAGCTGGGCCTGGAGCCTTCCGCCCTCATCTGACGCTGGCAAGGCGCCCGGGGCCTTGCCATGTTCCGGGAACGCCCTTCTTGATCGCCCTCCTGGAGGAGTGCGCAATGAAGCTTGCAGCAGGACTGGCGGCCCTGGCCCTGAGCGCCAGCGCGGCGACCGCGGCGGACCTGACCCTGGACCGCGTCTATGCGGCTCCCGACCTGACCGGCCCCAGGGCCCGGGGCGTGGCCCTGTCGCCCGACGGGACCCTGGTCACCTATCTCCGCGCCCGGCCCGACAATCCGCGGGTCACCGACCTCTGGGCGGCCGATGTCGCCGGCGGCGCACCCCGGCGGCTGATCGACGCCGCGGCCCTCATTCCGACCGGACGCGATCTCTCCGAGGCCGAGAAGAGCCGCCGTGAGCGCCAGGGCGTCCAGACCTCGGGCGTGGTGGCCTATGACTGGGACGACGAGGGCCGGTTCATCCTTGCGCCGGTCGAGGGCGACCTCTGGCTCTGGACCCGGGCCGACGGGTCCGTGCGCCGGCTGACCGAGACCCCGGAGGACGAGATCGACGCCCGCGTGTCCCCGAAGGGCGGCTTCGTCTCCTTCGTCCGCGGCGACAACCTGTGGATCGCCCCGGCAGGGGGAGGGGAGGCCCGCGCCCTGACCCGCGACGGAAGCGAGCTGCGCAGCTGGGCGACGCCCGAGTTCATCGCCCAGGAGGAGATGGACCGGCAGACAGGCTACTGGTGGAGCCCGGATGAGAGCCGCATCGCCCTGACCCGGGTGGACCTGACCCCTGTCGATGTCGTCGAACGGTTCGACGTGAACGCCGCCGGCGCCGTTATCGTGCCGCAGAGATACCCCCGGACCGGCCGTCCCAACGCCCGGGTGGAGCTGTTCGTCCAGTCCCTGGCGGACGGCGCCCGGGTTCCCGTGGACCTGGGACCGGACCCTGACATCTACCTCGCCCGGGTCGACTGGTCCCGCGATGGCCGCACCCTGTACGTGCAGCGACAGTCCCGGGACCAGAAGCGGCTGGACCTGCTGGCGGTGGACCCGGCGACCGGTGTGTCGCGGGTCCTGCTCACGGAGACGAGCGCGCACTGGGTCGAGCTGACCGACGACTTCCGCCCCCTTAAGGACGGGTCCTTCCTCTGGACCTCGGAGCGGTCAGGCTGGAAGCACATCGACCTGCACGGCGCCGATGGGCGCCGGATCCGCCAGGTCACCCGGGGCGACTGGCCCGTCGACGCCATCCAGGGGATCGACGAGGACCGCGGCGTGGTGCTGTTCACCGCCAACCGGGACTTGCCCGTGGAGCGGCGGCTCTACGAGGCCTCCTGGAAGCGTCCCGGCGCTCCCCGCGCCCTGACGCCCGCCGGGGGCTGGTGGACCGTCAAGGTTGCGGCCCGCGGCGGCGCCTTCGCCGGGACCTACGAGGATCCCGCCACCCCGCCCCGGACCGGCCTCTACCGGGCCGACGGCGAGCTTGTCCGGTGGATCGAGGAGAACCCGCTGGACGCCAGCCATCCCCTCGCGGCCTACCGGGACCGGCTGCGCACCCCGACCTACGGAACGATCAAGGCGGCGGACGGGTCCGACCTCTGGTGGTCCATGCGCACCCCGCCCGGTTTCGATCCGTCGCGGAAGTATCCGGTTGTGGTCCGTGTCTATGGCGGGCCGGGCAACGCCCAGGTGCGCAAGGTCTGGCATGATCCCGCTGACCAGCTCTACCTGCAGGCGGGCTTCATCCTGTTCTCGCTGGACAACCGAGGTACGCCCAACCGCTCCACCGCCTTCAAGACCGCCATCGACCGTCGCCTTGGGCAGCTGGAGGTGGACGACCAGATCGCCGGCGCACGCTGGCTGGCGGCACAACCCTATGTCGATCCGGCCCGGATCGCCGTTACCGGCTGGTCCTACGGCGGCTACATGGCCCTGATGCTGCTCACGGCGCCGGACACCCCCTTCGCCGCCGGGGTCTCAGGGGCGCCGCCCACCGACTGGACCCTGTACGACACCCACTACACCGAGCGGTTCATGGGAAAGCCCTCCGAGAACCCGGGTGGATATTCCGCGTCGGAGGTCACTGCGCGCCTGGGACGGCTGAAGCCGGGAAGCCTGCTGCTGATCCACGGCATGGCCGATGACAACGTCACCTTCGACAACGCCACGCGTGTGATGGCCGACCTGCAGGCGCGCGGGACCCCCTTCGAGACCATGGTCTATCCCGGCCTGCGCCATCGCGCCGGCTGGACCCAGGCCCACCTGAAGCACCGGACCCAGGCGACCCTGGACTTCTTCAGGCGCAAGCTGCAACCCGATCGCTAGGGCGCCAGGCGAACCGCCGCCGCCCCCCTCGCCGGGCTCCGCCTAGGGGGATGAGCGCTCTAATTCCTCCCCCCAGGGGGAGGTGGACCGCGCAGCGGGCCGGAGGGGGTCAGCTGAGACGGGGATTGACCCCCTCAGTCAGCTTCGCTGACAGCTCCCCCTTGGGGGAGCAATTGAGCGCTCTCATTCCTCCCCCTAGAGGGAGGTGGCGCGCGGAGTGCGGCGGAGGGGGTCAGCTGAGGCGCTGTTGACGGGCGCGTTCAGCCCGCCGCCAGGGCCTTGTCGAGGTTGGCGGCGACCTTGTCGATGAAGCCTTCGGTGGTCAGCCAGCCCTGGGAGTCGCCGACCAGCAGGGCCAGGTCCTTGGTCATGGCGCCGGCCTCGACCGTCTCGACGCAGACCCTCTCCAGCGTGTGGGCGAAGTTGGCCAGGGCCTCGTTGCCGTCCAGCTTGGCGCGGTGCTCCAGGCCCCGGGTCCAGGCGAAGATCGAGGCGATGGAGTTGGTCGAGGTCGACTCGCCCTTCTGGTGCTGGCGGAAGTGGCGGGTGACGGTGCCGTGGGCGGCCTCGGCCTCCATGGTCTTGCCGTCGGGCGTCAGCAGCACCGAGGTCATCAGGCCCAGCGAGCCAAAGCCCTGGGCGACCTGGTCGGACTGGACGTCGCCGTCATAGTTCTTGCAGGCCCAGATGAAGCCGCCGTTCCACTTCAGGGCGGAGGCGACCATGTCGTCGATCAGGCGGTGCTCGTAGGTCAGGCCCGCTTCCTTGTACTGGGCGGCGAACTCGGCCTCGTAGATCTCGGAGAAGATGTCCTTGAACCGGCCATCGTAGGCCTTGAGGATCGTGTTCTTGGTCGACAGGTAGACCGGGTAGTTCCGCTGCAGGCCATAGGCGAGGGAGGCGCGGGCGAACTCGCGGATCGACTCATCGACGTTGTACATGGCCATGGCCACGCCGGAGCCGGGGAAGTCGAACACCTCATGCTCGATCTCCTGGCCGTCCTCGCCGGTCCACTTGACCGTCAGCTTGCCCTTGCCGGGGACCCGGAAGTCCGTGGCGCGGTACTGGTCGCCGAAGGCGTGGCGGCCGATGATGATGGGCTGGGTCCAGCCCGGGATCAGGCGGGGCACGTTGCGGCAGATGATGGGCTCGCGGAAGACGACGCCGCCGAGGATGTTGCGGATCGTGCCGTTCGGCGACTTCCACATCTTCTTCAGGTTGAATTCCTTCACCCGGGCCTCGTCCGGCGTGATGGTGGCGCACTTGACGCCGACGCCGTGCCGCTTGATCGCCTCGGCGGACTCGATCGTGACCTTGTCGTCCGTGGCGTCGCGGTGCTCCATCCCCAGGTCGTAGTAGTCGAGGTCGATCTCGAGGTAGGGGAAGATCAGCTTGTCCTTGATCCACTGCCAGATGATGCGGGTCATTTCGTCCCCGTCGAGATCCACGACAGGGTTGGCGACTTTGATCTTGGCCATGGCGGGCGCGCACTCCTCGGCGAAAACGGGTCTGTTGTGCGGGAGCTATACCTGCCCCCGCGCCCGGCGCAAAGGCTGCGGGCGGGCTTGCGCTTGCGCCGGCGGGCCTGAGGCCCGAAAAGGGCCGCCATGGACCCCATCGCGCCCGCCATCATCCTCGATCGCCCCCAGCTGGCCGAGAACATCGGGGCCGTGGCCCGGGCCATGGCGAACTTCGGCCTTTCGGACCTCAGGCTCGTGGCGCCCCGGGATGGCTGGCCCCAGGAGCGGGCGTGGGCCTCGGCCTCTGGCGCAGACTGGCCCCTCAACGCCGCCCGTGTCTACGATACGGTCGCTGAGGCCATCGCCGACCTGACCCTCGTCCAGGCCACCACCGCCCGGCCGCGGGAGCTGCAGCTGCCGGTCCTGACCCCTCGAGAGGCGGTGGAAGAGGCGCACGCCGAGGCCGTCCAGGACCGGCGCACCGGCCTGCTTTTCGGCGCCGAAAGGGCCGGCCTGGAAACCGCCGACATCGCCCTCTGCCAGACCGTGGTGACCCTGCCGGTCGATCCGCGCTTCCGGTCGCTGAACCTGGCCCAGGCCGTGATCATCCTGGCCTACGAATGGCGCATGCGCATCGACGCCGCCGCCCCTGCGAACTTCCGCCCCGGCCCCGAGCCCGCCGAGGCCTCGAGCGTGATGGGGCTCTACGGCCACCTGGAGGATGAACTCGAAGCCGCCGGCTTTTTCCATCCGCCGGAAAAGAAGGCCTCCATGGTCCAGAACCTGCGCTCGGCCCTGGGCCGGGCCCGGTTCAGCGAACAGGAGGTGCGGACCTTCCGGGGGGTCGTCACGGCCCTGTCCCGCGGGCGAGGGCGTGTGCTGGAAAAGATCGCCCGCCAGAAGGCCCAGTCCTCCGGAAAGGAAACCGCATGAGCGACCTTGAAGCCCTTCGCGAGGCCGCCCGCACGGCCTACGTCTTCACCCTGCCGCTGATCGAGATCGCCACGACCCGAAGCCGGGGCCTGGCCGTCGGCTCGCCCATGAACACCTTCGGGCACATGCGCAGGCTGGCCGACCATACCTCCCGGGCGGTGACGACGCCGAACAACGACACCTTCTACTCCACCGCCCAGGTGGACCTGTCCGACGGGCCGGTGAGCCTGACCCTGCCGCCGTCTGGCGACCGCTATCTCTCGGTCCAGTTCATGGACGCCTACAGCAACACCTTCGCCATCCTCGGCACGCGCACCACGGGCGGGGAGGGCGGAACCTACACCCTGGTCGGGCCTTACGACGCCGCCTCCCCGGGGCCGCGGGTCCTGCGGGCGCCGACCCGGCACGTCTGGGTCCTGGCCCGGATCCTCGTGGCGGGACCGGACGACGCGGCCGACGCCAAGGGGGTGCAGACGGGCCTGTCCATGCAGGGGCCGGCCACCGCCGATCCGGGGGCCTTCGCCCACCGTGGGGCCGACTGGCGGGACTATCTGGCGTCCGCCGCCGAGCTGGTGAGGCTCAATCCGCCGCCGGCGACGGACGGGCAGGTTCTTGCGCGCATGGCGCCCCTGCGCCTGGAGGCCTTCGATCCCGACCGGTTCTCGCCGGACGAGGCGGCGGCGATTGCCGAAGGCCTGGAGGCGGGCCGTCGCTTCGGCCGCAGCGCCGGCGGCCTGACGGGCCCCAGCTTCATCGACGGTTGGTCCTATCCCGACGGCCGGCTGGGGAATTTTGGCCAGAACTACGCCCTCAGGGCGGCGGTCGCCGTGGGCGGGCTGGCGGCGCTGCCGCCGGAGGAAGCCATGTACATGCGGGCCGAGGGCGACCTGCCCCGGGCCCTCTTCGACGGCGCCCGCAACTGGCGCCTGCACTTCGCCGCCGACCGGCAGATCCCGGTGGACAGCTTCTGGTCCCTCAGCCTCTACGAGGCGACCGAGGACGGACAGTTCTTCTTCACCCGGAACGACCTCAACCGCTTCGCCATCGGCGACCGGACCCCGGGCCTGGCCTACAACCCCGACGGCTCCCTCGACATCTGGATCGGCGCCGTCTCGCCGGGTGCGGAGCGCGAGTCCAACTGGCTGCCGGCGCCGGAGGGCCCCTTCGCTCTCTTCATGCGCGCCTACCTGCCGCGGCCCGAGCTGCTGGACGGGCGCTGGCGCCTGCCGCCGGTAGAGCCGGCCTGAGGGCGTCGCCGTTGCAATCTGGGCTCCGGTGAGGTAAGGACCGCGCCTTCCGCGCGCGTGGCCTCCGGGCCCTGCGCCGGCATGACGGGCAGATGCAGAGCCGCCGTTGCAATCGCGGTCCTCAAGGGGGCCGCCGGCCTGCGTCAAATGAAGAGAGACGACACATGTCGAAGCGCCACTCGGCGAAGTACAAGATCGACCGGCGGATGGGCGAGAACATCTGGGGTCGCCCCAAGTCCCCCGTCAACCAGCGCTCCTACGGCCCCGGCCAGCACGGCCAGCGCCGGAAGCAGAAGACCTCTGACTTCGGCCTGCAGCTCCGCGCCAAGCAGAAGCTGAAGGGCTACTACGGCAACCTGACCGAGAAGCAGTTCTCGCGGACCTACGACGAGGCCGCCCGCCGGAAGGGCAACACTGCCGAGACCCTGATCGGCCTCCTGGAGGCCCGGCTGGATGCGGTGGTCTACCGCGCCAAGTTCGTGCCCACCGTCTTCGCCGCCCGCCAGTTCGTGAACCACGGCCACGTGACCGTGAACGGCAAGCGCGTGAACATCGCCTCCTACCGCGTGAAGATTGGCGACGTCGTCCAGGTCCGTGAGCGTTCGCGCAACATGGCCCTGGTGCTCGAGGCCCTGCAGTCGGCCGAGCGCGACACGCCGGACTACATCGAGGTCGACGCCAAGGCCATGTCGGCCCGCTTCGTCCGGACCCCGGAGCTGGCGGAAGTGCCCTATCCGGTGAAGATGGAACCGAACCTCGTGGTCGAATTCTACGCGTCCTGATCCGGACGCCGACCTGAGACGAACAGGGGCCCCGGAGCGATCCGGGGCCTTTTTCGCATGTCCGGCGCTTGCAGTCGGCGGCCCTTTGGAGGCGAATGGCGGCGTGCTGTCCCGTCGTTTCCTCCTTGCCGGAACCCTGGCCCTGGCCGGCTGCGCCAGCCTGCCGCGGTCGCAGGCCTGGCCGTCGACGGGACCGTTTCCAGAGCTTGAGGCGGTCCGGTCGGTCAGGGTCACGCCCGGGGGGCTGAGCGTCGAGGTGGCCAGCCGGGGCTGTGCGGCGCCTCCGGACCTGGCCTTCTTCGTCGAGCGCCGGGACGGAGTCGCCACCGTCGCCTTCGCGCGGCGGCGGCTGCTGACCTGCCGCGAGGCGCCTGGAGGCTGGGTGGAGGTCGCCTTCCCGCGCGAGGCGCTTGGGCTCAGGCCGGACGAGCCGGTCTTTGTTCTCAATCCGCTGTCGTCGGGACCGGATCGATGAAACGGGCGACCATTTCCGGCGGCACCCGGCGGGGGCGTCCGCCCTCGCGCTCGATCAGGCACCAGGTGGTGCGGACCTGGGCGCACATGGCGCCGTCCGGGCCATCGATCCGGACATAGCGGTCAAAGCGCGGCCCCTCGGCCTCGCGCGCCACCCAGGTGCGACCGGACGCCGTCTCCCCGGGCAAGAGGGCGCGGCGATAATCGACCTCGTGGCGCAGGCAGATCCAGGCCCATCGGGCCTGGTCTTCGTCTGGCTGGCGGGCCGCCCAGTGGGAGATGGCCAGGTCCTGGGCCCAGGACAGGTAGACGACATTGTTGACGTGGCCGTTGGCGTCGATGTCCGCCGGCCCCGGCGCAAAGTCGCGGCGGAAGACCTGCTGGCCCTCTGGTGGCTCGAACAGGCGGCTCACGGCGCGCCGGTCAGGCGAGGAGGCCCTGGTCGGCCATGTGGGTCTTCAGCTCGCCGGACTGGAACATCTCCTTGATGATGTCCGCGCCGCCGATGAACTCGCCCTTCACGTAGAGCTGGGGAATGGTCGGCCAGTCCGAGAAGGACTTGATCCCCTCGCGCAGGTCCTGGTCCTGCAGCACGTCCACGCCGACATAGTCGACGCCCATGTGGTCGAGCACCTGCACCACCAGGGCCGAGAAGCCGCAGCGGGGCTGGTCAGGGACGCCCTTCATGAAGAGCACCACCTCGTTCTCCGCGATGGTCTTGCCGATGAAGTCGTGGACCGGATTGTCGGTGGACATGTGGGATCTCCCGAAGGCTGGTTTCCAGCTAGGCGCCCTGCGGCGCCGGGTCAAGCGGCAGCTTCAGCCCGCCTTGTCCGGCGTCAGGGTTTCA
The sequence above is a segment of the Phenylobacterium parvum genome. Coding sequences within it:
- a CDS encoding acyl-CoA thioesterase yields the protein MSRLFEPPEGQQVFRRDFAPGPADIDANGHVNNVVYLSWAQDLAISHWAARQPDEDQARWAWICLRHEVDYRRALLPGETASGRTWVAREAEGPRFDRYVRIDGPDGAMCAQVRTTWCLIEREGGRPRRVPPEMVARFIDPVPTTAD
- a CDS encoding S9 family peptidase, yielding MKLAAGLAALALSASAATAADLTLDRVYAAPDLTGPRARGVALSPDGTLVTYLRARPDNPRVTDLWAADVAGGAPRRLIDAAALIPTGRDLSEAEKSRRERQGVQTSGVVAYDWDDEGRFILAPVEGDLWLWTRADGSVRRLTETPEDEIDARVSPKGGFVSFVRGDNLWIAPAGGGEARALTRDGSELRSWATPEFIAQEEMDRQTGYWWSPDESRIALTRVDLTPVDVVERFDVNAAGAVIVPQRYPRTGRPNARVELFVQSLADGARVPVDLGPDPDIYLARVDWSRDGRTLYVQRQSRDQKRLDLLAVDPATGVSRVLLTETSAHWVELTDDFRPLKDGSFLWTSERSGWKHIDLHGADGRRIRQVTRGDWPVDAIQGIDEDRGVVLFTANRDLPVERRLYEASWKRPGAPRALTPAGGWWTVKVAARGGAFAGTYEDPATPPRTGLYRADGELVRWIEENPLDASHPLAAYRDRLRTPTYGTIKAADGSDLWWSMRTPPGFDPSRKYPVVVRVYGGPGNAQVRKVWHDPADQLYLQAGFILFSLDNRGTPNRSTAFKTAIDRRLGQLEVDDQIAGARWLAAQPYVDPARIAVTGWSYGGYMALMLLTAPDTPFAAGVSGAPPTDWTLYDTHYTERFMGKPSENPGGYSASEVTARLGRLKPGSLLLIHGMADDNVTFDNATRVMADLQARGTPFETMVYPGLRHRAGWTQAHLKHRTQATLDFFRRKLQPDR
- a CDS encoding NADP-dependent isocitrate dehydrogenase; translation: MAKIKVANPVVDLDGDEMTRIIWQWIKDKLIFPYLEIDLDYYDLGMEHRDATDDKVTIESAEAIKRHGVGVKCATITPDEARVKEFNLKKMWKSPNGTIRNILGGVVFREPIICRNVPRLIPGWTQPIIIGRHAFGDQYRATDFRVPGKGKLTVKWTGEDGQEIEHEVFDFPGSGVAMAMYNVDESIREFARASLAYGLQRNYPVYLSTKNTILKAYDGRFKDIFSEIYEAEFAAQYKEAGLTYEHRLIDDMVASALKWNGGFIWACKNYDGDVQSDQVAQGFGSLGLMTSVLLTPDGKTMEAEAAHGTVTRHFRQHQKGESTSTNSIASIFAWTRGLEHRAKLDGNEALANFAHTLERVCVETVEAGAMTKDLALLVGDSQGWLTTEGFIDKVAANLDKALAAG
- a CDS encoding RNA methyltransferase, yielding MDPIAPAIILDRPQLAENIGAVARAMANFGLSDLRLVAPRDGWPQERAWASASGADWPLNAARVYDTVAEAIADLTLVQATTARPRELQLPVLTPREAVEEAHAEAVQDRRTGLLFGAERAGLETADIALCQTVVTLPVDPRFRSLNLAQAVIILAYEWRMRIDAAAPANFRPGPEPAEASSVMGLYGHLEDELEAAGFFHPPEKKASMVQNLRSALGRARFSEQEVRTFRGVVTALSRGRGRVLEKIARQKAQSSGKETA
- the grxD gene encoding Grx4 family monothiol glutaredoxin; its protein translation is MSTDNPVHDFIGKTIAENEVVLFMKGVPDQPRCGFSALVVQVLDHMGVDYVGVDVLQDQDLREGIKSFSDWPTIPQLYVKGEFIGGADIIKEMFQSGELKTHMADQGLLA
- a CDS encoding DUF1254 domain-containing protein; this translates as MSDLEALREAARTAYVFTLPLIEIATTRSRGLAVGSPMNTFGHMRRLADHTSRAVTTPNNDTFYSTAQVDLSDGPVSLTLPPSGDRYLSVQFMDAYSNTFAILGTRTTGGEGGTYTLVGPYDAASPGPRVLRAPTRHVWVLARILVAGPDDAADAKGVQTGLSMQGPATADPGAFAHRGADWRDYLASAAELVRLNPPPATDGQVLARMAPLRLEAFDPDRFSPDEAAAIAEGLEAGRRFGRSAGGLTGPSFIDGWSYPDGRLGNFGQNYALRAAVAVGGLAALPPEEAMYMRAEGDLPRALFDGARNWRLHFAADRQIPVDSFWSLSLYEATEDGQFFFTRNDLNRFAIGDRTPGLAYNPDGSLDIWIGAVSPGAERESNWLPAPEGPFALFMRAYLPRPELLDGRWRLPPVEPA
- the rpsD gene encoding 30S ribosomal protein S4, with the translated sequence MSKRHSAKYKIDRRMGENIWGRPKSPVNQRSYGPGQHGQRRKQKTSDFGLQLRAKQKLKGYYGNLTEKQFSRTYDEAARRKGNTAETLIGLLEARLDAVVYRAKFVPTVFAARQFVNHGHVTVNGKRVNIASYRVKIGDVVQVRERSRNMALVLEALQSAERDTPDYIEVDAKAMSARFVRTPELAEVPYPVKMEPNLVVEFYAS